A window of the Cystobacter fuscus genome harbors these coding sequences:
- a CDS encoding triphosphoribosyl-dephospho-CoA synthase — MRRYHVRGAREEASEGFPLVFTTALPALDGVLARTGCLERAMVQALFALMAVLPDTNLLHRGGAAGLDFVRDEARSVLEAGGVLAPDWRERALVLHRACVARRLSPGGSADLLAATWFVHHQRRGAERP; from the coding sequence ATCCGCCGCTACCACGTCCGGGGCGCCCGGGAGGAAGCCTCCGAGGGCTTTCCCCTCGTGTTCACCACCGCCCTGCCCGCGCTCGACGGCGTGCTCGCGCGCACGGGCTGTCTCGAGCGGGCGATGGTGCAGGCCCTGTTCGCGCTGATGGCGGTGCTCCCGGACACCAACCTGCTGCACCGGGGTGGCGCGGCGGGACTGGACTTCGTGCGGGACGAAGCCCGGAGCGTCCTCGAGGCGGGAGGTGTCCTCGCGCCGGACTGGCGGGAACGGGCTCTCGTGCTGCACCGGGCCTGCGTGGCGCGGCGGCTGTCTCCCGGTGGCTCAGCGGATCTCCTGGCCGCCACCTGGTTCGTGCACCACCAGCGGCGCGGGGCGGAGCGGCCATGA
- the mdcG gene encoding malonate decarboxylase holo-[acyl-carrier-protein] synthase, whose protein sequence is MTCSEPLTRHHWVRLDAGWEHHLRSPLAPEAREQLLDWCGRGRPFVVARADAADTEEDVRLGLALPDKRRIALHVGRAAVLSSRPPLALRDVWHTAPESWRSVLRHLSLLGETLGVPVGVFGSLAWEYLSGVRYVRPDSDVDLLFSPTRWTDVERLLSALEATSRTPGGVRLDGEVLLPDGGAVAWRELASRPHRLLVKGPRGAGLRAWKDLTALFAGAPA, encoded by the coding sequence ATGACGTGCTCTGAGCCCCTCACGCGGCATCACTGGGTGCGGCTGGATGCCGGTTGGGAGCACCACCTGCGCTCTCCCCTCGCCCCCGAGGCCCGAGAGCAACTCCTGGACTGGTGCGGCCGCGGACGGCCCTTCGTCGTGGCCCGGGCGGACGCGGCGGACACGGAGGAGGACGTGCGGCTGGGACTCGCCCTGCCCGACAAGCGCCGCATCGCGCTCCACGTCGGCCGCGCCGCCGTCCTCTCCTCCCGGCCCCCGCTCGCCCTCCGGGACGTGTGGCACACCGCTCCCGAGTCGTGGCGCTCCGTCCTGCGGCACCTGTCCTTGCTCGGGGAGACGCTCGGCGTCCCGGTGGGCGTGTTCGGCTCGTTGGCCTGGGAGTACCTGTCCGGCGTGAGGTACGTCCGGCCGGACTCGGATGTGGACCTGTTGTTCTCCCCCACCCGGTGGACGGACGTGGAACGGCTCCTGTCCGCGCTGGAGGCCACGTCCCGCACACCGGGCGGGGTGCGGCTGGATGGAGAGGTGCTGCTGCCCGATGGCGGCGCGGTCGCCTGGCGGGAGCTGGCCTCGCGGCCCCACCGGTTGCTCGTGAAGGGCCCCCGGGGCGCGGGACTGCGCGCCTGGAAGGACCTCACGGCGCTGTTCGCGGGGGCTCCGGCATGA
- the madM gene encoding malonate transporter subunit MadM produces the protein MHELQSILSKHGLITAFALVGALMWVSNLISRHLTRGRVHGSAIAILLGLVLAYVGGVLTGGNQGLADVPVFAGVGLMGGAMLRDFAIVATAFEVNVVEARRAGLVGVLALGLGTVLPFIVGAVVAWSFGYRDAVSMTTLGAGAITYIVGPVTGAALGARSDVIALSIATGVFKAVLVMVGTPFAAKSIGLDNPRSAMIFGGFMGTVSGVTGGLAATDPKLVPYGALTATFHTGLGCLVAPSVLYFIVRALVG, from the coding sequence ATGCACGAGCTTCAATCCATCCTGAGCAAGCACGGGCTGATCACGGCCTTCGCCCTGGTGGGCGCCCTCATGTGGGTCTCCAACCTGATCTCCCGCCACCTCACCCGGGGCCGGGTGCACGGCTCGGCGATCGCCATCCTCCTGGGGCTGGTGCTCGCGTACGTGGGCGGAGTGCTGACGGGCGGCAATCAGGGCCTGGCGGACGTGCCCGTCTTCGCGGGCGTGGGGCTGATGGGCGGCGCGATGCTGCGCGACTTCGCCATCGTGGCCACGGCCTTCGAGGTGAACGTGGTGGAGGCGCGCCGGGCGGGCCTCGTCGGCGTCCTGGCGCTGGGCCTGGGCACGGTACTGCCCTTCATCGTGGGCGCGGTGGTGGCCTGGAGCTTCGGGTACCGGGACGCGGTGAGCATGACCACACTCGGGGCGGGCGCCATCACCTACATCGTGGGTCCGGTGACGGGCGCGGCGCTGGGGGCCCGCTCGGACGTCATCGCCCTGAGCATCGCCACGGGGGTGTTCAAGGCCGTGCTCGTCATGGTGGGCACGCCGTTCGCGGCGAAGTCCATCGGGCTCGACAACCCGCGCTCCGCCATGATCTTCGGCGGCTTCATGGGCACGGTGAGCGGGGTGACGGGAGGACTGGCCGCCACGGATCCCAAGCTCGTGCCCTACGGAGCGCTCACGGCCACCTTCCACACGGGCCTGGGCTGCCTCGTGGCCCCCTCGGTCCTCTACTTCATCGTCCGCGCCCTGGTGGGCTGA
- the mdcA gene encoding malonate decarboxylase subunit alpha — MRDWNQQARNRDARMARAAGLARGKVVEAKDARELLERVLEPGDRVCLEGNNQKQADFLARQLASVDPQRVRGLHLVQSVLALPEHLDVFDKGVASRLDFSFSGPQSARLASLVGSGRIAIGAIHTYLELFGRYFMDLTPRVSLVAAQSADAAGNLYTGPNTEDTPVIVEATAFKRGIVIAQVNELVDTVPRVDIPGGWVDFIIRSPSPHYIEPLFTRDPALISEIQVLMAMMAIKGIYAEYEVDRLNHGIGFDTAAIELLLPTYAASLGLKGKICRHWALNPHPALIPAIEAGFVESVHSFGSELGMEDYIRARSDIFFTGPDGSLRSNRAYSQAAGHYACDLFIGSTLQIDLEGNSSTATQGRIAGFGGAPNMGADARGRRHASPTWLKAGREAGTSAMPRGRKLVVQMVETFREHMQPAFVEKLDAWALAESAGMALPPVMIYADDVSHILTEEGIANLLLCRTPEEREQAIRGVAGYTPVGLGRDKRAVENLRDRGIIRRPEDLGIDKRQASRDLLAAKSIKDLVRASGGLYSPPKRFRNW, encoded by the coding sequence ATGCGCGACTGGAATCAACAGGCTCGCAACCGGGACGCGCGGATGGCGCGGGCCGCGGGGCTGGCGCGAGGCAAGGTCGTGGAGGCGAAGGACGCGCGCGAGCTGCTCGAGCGGGTGCTCGAGCCCGGAGACCGCGTCTGCCTCGAGGGCAACAACCAGAAGCAGGCGGACTTCCTCGCCCGGCAGCTCGCCTCGGTGGATCCCCAGCGCGTGCGGGGGCTGCACCTGGTGCAGTCGGTGCTCGCCCTGCCCGAGCACCTGGACGTCTTCGACAAGGGCGTGGCGAGCCGGCTGGACTTCTCCTTCTCGGGGCCACAGAGCGCGCGGCTGGCGAGCCTCGTGGGTTCGGGGCGCATCGCCATTGGCGCCATCCACACGTACCTGGAGCTGTTCGGCCGCTACTTCATGGACCTCACGCCCCGGGTGAGCCTGGTGGCGGCCCAGTCCGCGGACGCCGCGGGCAACCTCTACACGGGGCCCAACACCGAGGACACCCCCGTCATCGTCGAGGCCACCGCCTTCAAGCGCGGCATCGTCATCGCCCAGGTGAACGAGCTCGTCGACACCGTGCCCCGCGTGGACATCCCCGGCGGCTGGGTGGACTTCATCATCCGCAGCCCCTCGCCCCACTACATCGAGCCGCTGTTCACCAGAGACCCGGCGCTCATCTCGGAGATCCAGGTGCTCATGGCCATGATGGCCATCAAGGGCATCTACGCCGAGTACGAGGTCGACCGGCTCAACCACGGTATCGGCTTCGACACCGCCGCCATCGAGCTGCTGCTGCCCACCTACGCCGCGTCGCTCGGCCTGAAGGGGAAGATCTGTCGGCACTGGGCGCTCAACCCCCACCCGGCGCTCATCCCCGCCATCGAGGCGGGGTTCGTCGAATCGGTGCACTCCTTCGGCTCGGAGCTGGGCATGGAGGACTACATCCGCGCGCGCTCGGACATCTTCTTCACGGGCCCTGACGGCTCGCTGCGCTCCAACCGCGCGTACAGCCAGGCGGCGGGCCACTACGCGTGTGATCTGTTCATCGGCTCCACGCTGCAGATAGATCTGGAGGGCAACAGCTCCACGGCCACCCAGGGCCGCATCGCGGGCTTCGGCGGAGCACCGAACATGGGCGCGGACGCACGGGGCCGCCGCCACGCGAGCCCCACGTGGCTCAAGGCGGGACGCGAGGCGGGCACGTCCGCCATGCCCCGGGGCCGCAAGCTCGTGGTGCAGATGGTGGAGACGTTCCGCGAGCACATGCAGCCGGCCTTCGTGGAGAAGCTCGACGCCTGGGCCCTGGCCGAGAGCGCCGGCATGGCCCTGCCCCCGGTGATGATCTACGCGGACGACGTGAGCCACATCCTCACCGAGGAGGGCATCGCCAACCTGCTCCTGTGCCGCACCCCGGAGGAGCGCGAGCAGGCCATCCGGGGCGTGGCGGGCTACACCCCGGTGGGACTCGGGCGGGACAAGCGCGCCGTGGAGAACCTGCGCGACCGGGGAATCATCCGGCGGCCGGAGGACCTGGGCATCGACAAGCGTCAGGCGAGTCGGGACTTGCTCGCCGCGAAGTCCATCAAGGATCTGGTCCGCGCCTCGGGCGGCCTCTACTCGCCGCCCAAGCGCTTCCGCAACTGGTGA
- a CDS encoding RICIN domain-containing protein produces MARHSGKCVDVSSASTEDGAAVVQWGCHGGNNQRFYVQDWGGRYRLVAKHSGKCLDVSGASTADGAYFIQWPCHGGDNQTFYLR; encoded by the coding sequence ATGGCCAGACACAGCGGAAAGTGCGTGGATGTCAGTAGTGCGAGCACGGAGGATGGTGCCGCCGTCGTTCAGTGGGGATGCCATGGTGGCAACAACCAGCGGTTCTATGTTCAGGACTGGGGAGGCCGCTACCGCCTCGTTGCCAAGCACAGCGGCAAGTGCCTGGACGTGAGCGGTGCGAGTACAGCAGATGGGGCGTACTTCATCCAGTGGCCTTGCCACGGGGGGGACAATCAGACTTTCTATCTGCGCTGA
- a CDS encoding class I SAM-dependent methyltransferase, producing the protein MSKKASRTAELAALARASQHREPALRGPDHVAVRFLSAPLKMLVALEPLRRVALKLYAKLMPGAYALVRARTWAIDDFVQRELRGGAQQVVVLGAGYDTRAYRFAEKLRAAAARVFEVDAPATSRLKQAKVRRLFGSLPPEVAYVQVDFERDSLEERLTQAGYSTSVRTAFLWEGVTYYLRQSAVEQVLRFVRERSGPASAIIFDLIHRGIVEGRDTSFGAQQQRRYVRSKGEPFLFGLDPEELPGFLEQNGFGLEEVLDADAMAARYFAQAPKDSELHRLANFNAIAVARAKG; encoded by the coding sequence ATGTCGAAAAAGGCGAGTCGAACCGCGGAACTGGCAGCGCTGGCCCGGGCATCGCAGCACCGCGAGCCGGCGCTGCGGGGGCCCGACCATGTGGCCGTCCGTTTTCTTTCCGCGCCGCTGAAGATGCTCGTTGCGCTGGAGCCTCTGCGGCGAGTGGCGCTGAAGCTCTACGCGAAGCTGATGCCGGGGGCATACGCCCTGGTGAGAGCGCGCACCTGGGCCATCGATGATTTCGTCCAGCGGGAGCTGCGAGGCGGCGCACAGCAGGTGGTGGTGCTCGGCGCCGGCTACGACACGCGCGCCTACCGCTTCGCCGAGAAGCTACGTGCGGCGGCGGCCCGCGTCTTCGAGGTGGACGCGCCGGCCACCTCACGGCTGAAGCAGGCCAAGGTGAGGCGCCTCTTCGGCTCGCTGCCGCCAGAGGTCGCCTACGTCCAGGTGGACTTCGAACGGGACTCCCTCGAGGAGCGCCTCACCCAGGCAGGCTATTCGACCTCGGTCAGGACGGCCTTCCTCTGGGAGGGAGTGACGTACTACCTGCGGCAGTCGGCCGTGGAGCAGGTGCTGCGCTTCGTCCGTGAGCGGTCGGGGCCGGCCAGCGCCATCATCTTCGACCTCATCCACCGCGGCATCGTGGAGGGCCGCGACACCTCCTTCGGCGCCCAGCAACAGCGCCGCTACGTGCGGAGCAAGGGCGAGCCCTTCCTCTTTGGCCTGGACCCGGAGGAACTGCCGGGCTTCCTGGAGCAGAATGGCTTCGGGCTCGAGGAGGTGCTCGATGCGGACGCGATGGCGGCCCGCTACTTCGCGCAGGCTCCGAAGGACTCGGAGTTGCACCGCCTCGCCAACTTCAACGCCATCGCCGTGGCGCGCGCGAAGGGCTGA
- a CDS encoding ACP S-malonyltransferase translates to MSLGILCPGQGAQHPAMLEPLSTPPEARAVLDTASEVLGASPWTLMKGPAEALYVNALAQPLLCAVQLATWTALRSRLPTPRVFAGYSVGELAAYGCAGALDAGELFTLAQARARVMDDAGPADSGMRAVRGLCRKRLEPLLEAHAVHIALVNGTGRFVIGGREEDLRRLEPELSAQGGSVTVLPVHVASHTPLLASAARAFGEHLAHSGLRAPVTPVLAGIDGTPVSTRERALTTLTRQVAETVDWAACMAGLAEEGCTVLLELGPGADLSRMVRDTLPSLSVRSVSEFKTLEGVCSWVLRQLE, encoded by the coding sequence ATGAGCCTGGGAATCCTCTGCCCGGGCCAGGGCGCGCAGCACCCGGCGATGCTCGAGCCCCTGAGCACGCCCCCCGAGGCCCGCGCGGTGCTCGACACCGCGAGCGAGGTGCTCGGAGCCAGTCCCTGGACGCTCATGAAGGGCCCCGCCGAGGCGCTCTACGTCAACGCCCTGGCCCAGCCGCTGCTGTGCGCCGTGCAACTGGCGACGTGGACGGCGCTGCGCTCCCGGCTGCCCACGCCGCGCGTCTTCGCGGGCTACAGCGTGGGGGAGCTCGCCGCCTACGGGTGCGCGGGAGCCCTCGACGCCGGGGAGCTGTTCACGCTCGCCCAGGCGCGAGCCCGGGTGATGGATGACGCGGGTCCGGCGGACAGCGGCATGCGGGCGGTGCGGGGCCTGTGTCGCAAGCGGCTGGAGCCCCTGCTCGAGGCGCACGCGGTGCACATCGCCCTCGTCAATGGCACGGGCCGCTTCGTCATTGGAGGACGGGAAGAGGACTTGAGGCGACTCGAGCCGGAGCTCTCCGCCCAGGGAGGCTCGGTGACGGTGCTTCCGGTGCACGTGGCGTCCCATACGCCCCTGCTGGCGTCGGCGGCGCGCGCCTTCGGCGAGCACCTGGCCCACAGCGGCCTCCGGGCACCCGTCACGCCCGTGCTCGCGGGCATCGACGGCACGCCGGTGTCCACGCGCGAGCGGGCGCTCACCACGCTCACCCGGCAGGTGGCAGAGACGGTGGACTGGGCCGCGTGCATGGCGGGACTGGCCGAGGAGGGCTGCACGGTGCTGCTGGAACTCGGCCCCGGCGCCGACCTGAGTCGGATGGTGCGTGACACCCTGCCCTCGCTGTCCGTGCGCTCCGTGTCCGAGTTCAAGACCCTGGAGGGCGTGTGCTCCTGGGTGCTGCGCCAACTGGAGTGA
- a CDS encoding PaaI family thioesterase — protein sequence MQTAPLQDIAAPEGICYGCGSNNPHGLHIKSYWHDDGIHVMARHIPEARYTGWPELVYGGLIAMLVDCHSNWTAMAYHYRAEGREPGSLPRIECVTGNLGVKFIKPTPMGVPLLLRAHVEGEVGRKSRVICEVHAGDTLTALGDSIFVRVDTGKLKEAAHGRGA from the coding sequence ATGCAAACCGCACCTCTGCAAGACATCGCCGCGCCGGAAGGCATCTGCTACGGCTGTGGCAGCAACAATCCACACGGGCTGCACATCAAGAGCTACTGGCACGACGACGGCATCCACGTCATGGCCAGGCACATCCCGGAAGCCAGATACACGGGCTGGCCCGAGCTGGTGTACGGCGGTCTGATCGCCATGCTGGTCGACTGCCACTCGAACTGGACCGCGATGGCCTACCACTACCGCGCCGAGGGGCGCGAGCCCGGCAGCCTGCCGCGGATCGAATGCGTCACGGGCAACCTCGGCGTCAAGTTCATCAAACCCACGCCCATGGGGGTGCCCCTGCTCCTGCGCGCGCATGTCGAAGGCGAAGTCGGCCGCAAGAGCCGGGTCATCTGCGAGGTGCATGCCGGCGACACGCTGACCGCGCTGGGCGATTCGATCTTCGTCCGCGTGGATACCGGGAAACTGAAAGAGGCGGCACACGGCCGCGGAGCCTGA
- a CDS encoding GntR family transcriptional regulator, with product MRVNERTRDEASEDEALEEQRELLSERIRLALEEEIATGALKPGVALDEQQLATRFGASRTPVREALRQLSVTGLVELRPRRGVVVTPLSPERIMDMFEMTAELEAMCVRLATWRMTPLERSQLQQLHEGSAAMVRAGDLDAYDDFNRRFHETLYRATHNQFMVEQALALRTRMAAFRRTQLRQGDRMTRSRSEHEELMRAIARGDGEEAARCMRAHLLNASSALTHYIHSL from the coding sequence ATGCGCGTGAACGAGCGGACGAGGGACGAGGCGAGCGAGGACGAGGCGCTGGAGGAGCAGCGCGAGCTGTTGTCCGAGCGGATCCGCCTGGCGTTGGAGGAGGAGATCGCCACGGGGGCGCTCAAGCCGGGGGTGGCGCTGGACGAGCAGCAGCTCGCCACGCGCTTCGGGGCGTCGCGCACGCCGGTGCGCGAGGCGCTGCGGCAGTTGTCGGTGACGGGGCTGGTGGAACTGCGCCCGCGCCGGGGCGTGGTGGTGACGCCGCTGTCGCCCGAGCGCATCATGGACATGTTCGAGATGACGGCGGAGCTCGAGGCCATGTGCGTGCGGCTGGCGACCTGGCGCATGACGCCGCTGGAGCGCAGCCAGTTGCAACAGTTGCACGAGGGCTCGGCGGCGATGGTGCGCGCGGGAGACCTGGACGCCTACGACGACTTCAACCGGCGCTTCCACGAGACCCTCTACCGGGCGACCCACAACCAGTTCATGGTGGAGCAGGCGCTGGCGCTGCGCACGCGCATGGCAGCGTTCCGCCGGACGCAGCTGCGGCAGGGAGACCGGATGACGCGCTCGCGCTCCGAGCATGAGGAACTCATGCGGGCCATCGCCCGAGGGGACGGAGAGGAGGCCGCGCGGTGCATGCGCGCGCACCTGCTCAACGCGAGCAGCGCGCTGACCCACTACATCCACTCGCTGTGA
- the mdcC gene encoding malonate decarboxylase acyl carrier protein, translated as METLRFTYQGGRPATGKAPEISGVLGSGNLEVLVEPADLGGALHVEVLTAAVGFGRIWQAVMDDFFARWPLGDVRISINDAGATPAVVSLRLDQALEAFEKGTP; from the coding sequence ATGGAAACCCTGCGATTCACCTACCAAGGCGGACGGCCCGCCACGGGCAAGGCGCCGGAGATCTCCGGAGTGCTCGGCTCGGGCAACCTGGAGGTGCTCGTCGAGCCCGCGGACCTGGGCGGCGCCCTGCACGTCGAGGTCCTCACCGCCGCCGTGGGCTTCGGCCGCATCTGGCAGGCGGTGATGGATGACTTCTTCGCGCGCTGGCCACTCGGCGACGTGCGCATCTCCATCAATGACGCGGGCGCCACTCCCGCGGTGGTCAGCCTGCGGCTGGACCAGGCCCTCGAGGCGTTCGAGAAAGGCACGCCATGA
- a CDS encoding biotin-independent malonate decarboxylase subunit gamma encodes MDARTLFDRLFPQGHDIRFEEPFFSGTGRNGETTLAVLGTQDKAPISAALAHRMATEVLRVVREHPGRPLLLLVDTSGQALSRRDELLGINGYMAHLARCLEVARRRGHRILGLVWAEAVSGGFLASSLLADACYALPEAEIRVMNLPAMSRVTKIPLARLEALSVQSPVFAPGVENYRRMGAITAVWDGDLARHLAEALAAPLEEDPRSALGEARGGRQLAHRVANRVRHDVL; translated from the coding sequence ATGGACGCGCGCACCCTGTTCGATCGGCTGTTTCCCCAGGGCCATGACATCCGCTTCGAGGAGCCGTTCTTCTCCGGCACGGGACGCAATGGCGAGACCACGCTCGCGGTGCTCGGCACCCAGGACAAGGCGCCCATCAGCGCGGCGCTGGCGCACCGCATGGCCACCGAGGTGCTCCGCGTCGTCCGCGAGCACCCGGGCCGTCCCCTGCTGCTGCTCGTCGACACCTCCGGGCAGGCGCTGAGCCGCCGGGACGAGCTGCTCGGCATCAACGGGTACATGGCCCATCTGGCCAGGTGCCTGGAGGTGGCGCGGCGCCGGGGCCACCGCATCCTCGGGCTCGTCTGGGCCGAGGCCGTCAGTGGAGGCTTCCTCGCCAGCAGCCTGCTCGCTGACGCCTGCTATGCCCTGCCCGAGGCGGAAATCCGGGTGATGAACCTGCCGGCCATGTCCCGTGTGACGAAGATTCCCCTGGCGCGGCTCGAGGCCCTGAGCGTCCAGTCGCCCGTGTTCGCTCCGGGCGTGGAGAACTACCGGCGCATGGGCGCCATCACCGCCGTCTGGGACGGAGATCTGGCGCGCCACCTGGCCGAGGCGCTCGCCGCACCCCTCGAGGAGGATCCGCGCAGCGCCCTGGGTGAAGCCCGGGGCGGCCGTCAGCTCGCCCACCGCGTGGCCAACAGGGTCCGTCATGACGTGCTCTGA
- a CDS encoding biotin-independent malonate decarboxylase subunit beta: MSQSTVSQSYYEATARERVAGLLDAGSFQELLPPSARMMSPHLKELDTPAAFDDGIIVGRGLLGGQRVLVAAQEGGFIGGAVGEVHGAKLKGLLERALDERPAGVLLLVESGGVRLHEANAGLIAVSEVMRAVLRVRGAGIPVIVLDGGKYGCFGGMGIVSRLCDAVIMSEEGRLALSGPEVIETTKGVEEFDSRDRALVWRTLGGKHRYLLGEATSLVEDDIGAFRTEALVLLDRAPDLSLEAIEAEHAFLGERLRRFGECADALDIWAALGIEQPERLPVLDTPTFLATVRGKRA; the protein is encoded by the coding sequence ATGAGCCAGAGCACCGTGAGCCAGAGCTACTATGAAGCGACCGCGCGCGAGCGCGTGGCGGGACTGCTCGACGCCGGGAGCTTCCAGGAGCTGTTGCCTCCTTCCGCGCGGATGATGAGTCCGCACCTGAAGGAGCTCGACACGCCGGCCGCCTTCGATGACGGCATCATCGTGGGCCGGGGCCTTCTGGGAGGCCAACGGGTGCTGGTGGCCGCGCAAGAGGGCGGCTTCATCGGCGGCGCGGTGGGCGAGGTGCACGGCGCCAAGCTCAAGGGGCTGCTCGAGCGCGCGCTCGACGAGCGCCCCGCGGGCGTGCTGCTCCTGGTGGAGTCCGGAGGCGTGCGCCTGCACGAGGCCAACGCGGGCCTCATCGCCGTGTCCGAGGTCATGCGCGCGGTGCTCCGGGTGCGCGGCGCGGGCATCCCGGTGATCGTGCTCGATGGCGGCAAGTATGGCTGCTTCGGCGGCATGGGCATCGTCTCGCGGCTGTGCGACGCGGTCATCATGAGCGAGGAGGGACGGCTGGCCCTCTCCGGCCCCGAGGTCATCGAGACCACCAAGGGCGTGGAGGAGTTCGATTCCAGGGACCGGGCGCTGGTGTGGCGCACCCTGGGCGGCAAGCACCGCTACCTGCTCGGCGAGGCCACGTCGCTCGTCGAGGACGACATCGGCGCGTTCCGGACCGAGGCCCTGGTGCTGCTCGACCGCGCGCCCGACCTGAGCCTGGAGGCCATCGAGGCGGAGCACGCCTTCCTCGGTGAGCGGCTGCGGCGCTTCGGCGAGTGTGCCGACGCGCTCGACATCTGGGCGGCCCTGGGCATCGAGCAACCCGAGCGGCTGCCGGTGCTCGACACCCCCACCTTCCTGGCCACCGTGCGTGGCAAGAGGGCCTGA
- the madL gene encoding malonate transporter subunit MadL translates to MTIYGVALLALCTLVGVLLGDLLGMLLGVKANVGGVGIAMVLLILARLWLVRWGGLSPGLKFGVEFWAHLYIPIVVAMAAQQNVVAAVRGGPVVILAGLGATALCAAGTALLSRLGRPPPSSREEPLAPTSHS, encoded by the coding sequence ATGACCATCTACGGAGTGGCGCTGCTGGCGCTGTGTACGCTCGTCGGAGTGCTCCTGGGAGACCTGCTCGGAATGCTGCTGGGCGTGAAGGCGAACGTGGGCGGAGTGGGCATCGCCATGGTGCTGCTCATCCTCGCGCGGCTCTGGCTGGTGCGCTGGGGAGGCCTGAGCCCGGGGCTCAAGTTCGGCGTCGAGTTCTGGGCCCACCTGTACATCCCCATCGTGGTGGCGATGGCGGCGCAGCAGAACGTGGTGGCGGCGGTGAGGGGAGGCCCCGTGGTCATCCTCGCGGGCCTCGGGGCAACGGCCCTGTGCGCCGCGGGCACGGCGCTGCTCAGCCGGCTCGGCCGCCCACCACCCTCCTCGCGCGAGGAGCCCCTCGCGCCGACGTCTCATTCCTGA